A region from the Arthrobacter gengyunqii genome encodes:
- the pafA gene encoding Pup--protein ligase, with product MDRRIFGIETEFGIAYSGPDSRPLSPEEVARYLFRKVVSWGRSSNVFLTNGSRLYLDVGSHPEYATAECDDLAQLVAHDRAGELILDDLVDEAEDRLRAEGFNGNVYLFKNNTDSAGNSYGSHENYLIPRRLEFSRLADILIPFLVTRQLLVGAGKVLKTQSGSLYAFSQRADHIWEGVSSATTRSRPIINTRDEPHADAEHYRRLHVIAGDSNMSETTTLLKIGSVDLMLRMIEAGAVMRDLRLENPIRSIREISHDLTGRMPLKLANGGTMTALELQSVYLARVQDFVAANGAHNPHVERVLDLWERTLLAIESQDTSGIDTEIDWAIKKKLVDRYAERDSLDLAASRLAQIDLTYHDISRRRGLFYLLQSRGETARVVEDIQVKEAVDVPPQSTRAKLRGDFVRRAKAANRDFTVDWVHLKLNDRAQQTVLCKDPFAAVDERVEALLATL from the coding sequence ATGGACCGCAGGATCTTTGGAATTGAAACCGAGTTTGGAATTGCCTACTCGGGCCCCGACTCCCGCCCGCTCTCGCCCGAAGAAGTGGCACGCTACCTGTTTCGAAAAGTGGTGAGCTGGGGGCGTTCCTCCAACGTGTTCCTGACCAACGGTTCCCGGCTCTACCTCGACGTCGGGTCCCATCCGGAGTACGCCACGGCCGAATGTGACGATCTGGCACAGCTTGTGGCGCATGACCGGGCCGGCGAACTGATTCTGGACGACCTCGTCGACGAGGCGGAAGACAGGCTCCGGGCCGAAGGCTTCAACGGCAACGTCTACCTGTTCAAGAACAACACCGACTCGGCGGGAAACTCCTACGGAAGCCACGAGAACTACCTCATTCCGCGGCGCCTGGAATTCTCCCGGCTGGCGGACATCCTCATCCCCTTTCTGGTCACCCGGCAATTGCTCGTCGGTGCGGGAAAGGTGCTTAAGACGCAGTCAGGCTCCCTCTACGCCTTCTCGCAGCGGGCGGACCACATCTGGGAAGGTGTCTCTTCCGCCACCACGCGGTCCCGCCCCATCATCAACACCCGCGACGAGCCGCATGCCGACGCCGAGCATTACCGCCGGCTGCACGTCATCGCCGGGGACTCCAACATGTCCGAGACCACAACGCTGCTCAAAATCGGTTCCGTGGACCTGATGCTCCGCATGATTGAAGCCGGAGCGGTGATGCGGGATTTGCGGCTGGAGAATCCCATCCGCAGCATCCGTGAAATTTCCCACGACCTGACCGGCCGCATGCCGCTGAAGCTTGCCAACGGCGGCACCATGACCGCGCTTGAACTGCAAAGTGTCTACCTGGCCCGGGTGCAGGATTTCGTTGCTGCCAACGGCGCCCACAATCCGCATGTGGAACGGGTGCTGGACCTGTGGGAGCGCACCCTTCTGGCAATCGAATCCCAGGACACTTCCGGCATCGATACCGAAATTGACTGGGCCATCAAGAAGAAACTCGTTGACCGGTACGCGGAGCGCGACTCCCTGGACCTTGCCGCTTCGCGGCTGGCGCAGATTGACCTGACCTACCATGACATCTCCCGCCGGCGGGGGCTTTTCTACCTGCTGCAGTCCCGGGGTGAAACCGCGCGCGTGGTCGAAGACATCCAGGTCAAGGAAGCCGTGGACGTTCCGCCGCAGAGCACCCGGGCCAAGCTGCGGGGGGACTTTGTCCGCCGGGCCAAGGCCGCCAACCGTGATTTCACCGTTGACTGGGTGCACCTTAAGCTCAATGACCGCGCGCAGCAGACCGTCCTGTGCAAGGACCCGTTTGCAGCAGTGGATGAGCGGGTGGAGGCCCTGCTGGCGACCCTCTAG